One Bacteriovorax sp. PP10 DNA segment encodes these proteins:
- a CDS encoding TIGR02147 family protein: MKDIVEIINQELSNKLENNPKYSLRAYANYLGISPASLSRILSGQTKVTPKIFKVIGDKLNLGPSQMTQMLSSLQLKKIQGNIRNVEHRGMSAIEMEKFNLIADWYHYAILHMCSLEDFNKDPKWIAKRLGIKDVTLIKQAITRLLENKLMGIDEEDNYYRVDEFTAILDYSFSSIAMRERQKQVLKLSAEKIDTISIHKRDHSTITIQVDEKLLPEIKDRIKKFRRTLGNYIVKNNLRPEQIYELQISFFPLLENE, translated from the coding sequence ATGAAAGATATTGTTGAAATTATAAATCAAGAATTAAGTAATAAATTAGAGAACAATCCAAAATATTCTTTGAGGGCCTATGCTAACTATTTAGGTATTTCTCCGGCCAGTCTCTCTCGAATTCTTTCTGGGCAAACAAAAGTTACTCCCAAAATTTTTAAAGTTATAGGCGACAAGTTAAACTTAGGCCCAAGTCAGATGACTCAAATGTTGAGTTCTCTGCAGCTTAAGAAGATTCAGGGGAATATTCGTAACGTCGAACACCGTGGCATGAGCGCCATAGAGATGGAGAAATTCAATTTAATCGCTGATTGGTACCATTACGCTATTTTGCACATGTGCTCTCTTGAGGATTTTAATAAAGACCCTAAATGGATTGCTAAGCGACTTGGCATAAAAGATGTGACTCTTATTAAACAAGCGATCACAAGACTCCTTGAAAATAAATTAATGGGAATAGATGAAGAGGATAATTACTATAGAGTAGATGAGTTCACGGCCATTTTGGATTATAGTTTTTCTTCAATTGCTATGAGAGAGAGGCAGAAACAAGTTCTTAAGCTAAGTGCAGAGAAGATAGATACAATTTCTATTCATAAACGCGATCACAGTACGATTACGATTCAGGTTGATGAAAAACTTTTACCTGAAATCAAAGATAGAATCAAAAAATTCAGAAGGACTCTAGGAAACTATATTGTAAAAAACAATCTAAGGCCTGAGCAAATCTACGAGCTGCAGATAAGCTTTTTTCCTTTGCTCGAAAACGAATAA
- a CDS encoding sensor histidine kinase gives MNLIQSEINDILKERWIPRPSARDGINNLILQCFILSIVFIVIYWDFYQFNQLITPQYIALKGMTVFVYAVSIVATYFKKAINFWPILDMIMMLVYGFYGMTMIHFTYCFSFWELYLCISIFFNFSRKVYILLMTAGIITNYYAILLASEPEYIKEGMSFKPDMLAATYIVFALSSIIFFVVTKKKQALYEMQERFANIGRQSSFVFHEIKKPINRLINSSPIQDQDLKRVNNIILNIELMLSNSEVFAHSFKHFEVKGLYEELEKNFCDFFELYNIHFEYVNNSTIPFFANEDLIYQVLNNLTVNAIESISQSTKYNKKSEKIKITSRNIGKKFEISFKNTGSPIPKEFENKIFAPFISSKEKQSNSGLGLSFCKSIIEGHLGEIKLINHKDGPEFIITI, from the coding sequence ATGAATCTCATTCAAAGTGAAATTAACGACATTCTAAAAGAACGATGGATTCCACGCCCAAGCGCCCGTGACGGAATCAATAATTTAATCCTTCAGTGCTTCATACTTTCTATAGTATTTATTGTCATCTACTGGGATTTTTACCAGTTTAATCAGCTAATAACTCCTCAATACATCGCTCTAAAAGGCATGACTGTCTTCGTATATGCTGTCTCAATCGTCGCAACATACTTTAAGAAGGCCATTAATTTCTGGCCAATTTTAGACATGATCATGATGCTCGTTTATGGTTTTTACGGAATGACGATGATTCATTTCACTTACTGCTTCAGTTTTTGGGAATTATATCTATGTATTAGTATTTTTTTTAACTTCTCAAGAAAAGTGTACATCCTGCTGATGACTGCCGGAATCATCACTAACTATTACGCGATTCTCCTGGCCTCAGAGCCCGAATACATCAAAGAAGGCATGAGCTTTAAGCCAGATATGCTCGCGGCCACTTATATTGTTTTTGCTCTTTCAAGTATCATATTTTTTGTTGTCACGAAGAAAAAACAGGCGTTATACGAAATGCAGGAGAGATTTGCCAATATTGGAAGACAATCCTCTTTTGTTTTTCATGAAATCAAAAAGCCAATTAATCGCTTAATAAATTCCTCTCCAATTCAGGATCAGGATTTAAAAAGAGTAAATAACATTATTTTGAATATTGAATTAATGTTAAGTAACTCCGAAGTTTTTGCTCATAGCTTTAAGCATTTTGAAGTTAAAGGCCTTTATGAAGAATTAGAAAAAAACTTTTGTGATTTTTTTGAATTGTATAATATTCATTTTGAATACGTTAACAACAGTACAATTCCATTTTTTGCCAATGAAGATTTAATATATCAGGTTTTAAATAACTTAACAGTTAATGCTATTGAGTCTATTTCTCAATCGACAAAATACAATAAAAAATCCGAGAAAATTAAAATCACCTCACGAAATATTGGGAAAAAATTTGAAATTAGTTTTAAAAATACAGGTTCCCCCATCCCAAAAGAATTTGAAAACAAAATTTTTGCTCCATTTATTTCTTCTAAAGAAAAGCAGTCTAACTCCGGCCTAGGACTTTCATTCTGCAAAAGTATTATTGAGGGGCATTTAGGAGAAATTAAGCTAATCAACCATAAAGACGGGCCGGAATTTATCATTACTATTTAA
- a CDS encoding response regulator transcription factor produces MPRILIVDDSKNQLTYLEGILMSDFDVSLASNVLKALKFIETIKIDLLILDIHMPVISGIDFLRQSKEVGRVLPKTIIFSADNDLNTRISSLELGVVDFLNTQMTSKEIFLRVRNQVQHIQDNIISYKNIKMNTSTMDIFIADKKVDFTLIEFKIFRVLMDSPDALIEREVLIEKVWGNDIVVLNKTLTTHLANLRPKILFGGIDIKSVKNEGVMLKTIE; encoded by the coding sequence ATGCCAAGAATTCTTATCGTTGATGACAGCAAAAACCAATTAACTTATCTGGAAGGGATCCTTATGTCTGATTTTGACGTAAGCCTTGCAAGTAATGTGTTAAAGGCCCTAAAGTTCATTGAAACGATAAAGATTGATTTATTGATTTTAGATATTCATATGCCAGTCATTAGTGGAATTGATTTTCTAAGACAGTCCAAAGAGGTAGGAAGAGTCCTTCCAAAAACGATTATCTTTAGCGCTGATAATGATCTCAATACCAGAATTTCATCTTTGGAGTTAGGTGTTGTTGATTTTCTCAATACTCAAATGACTTCGAAAGAGATTTTTTTGCGTGTAAGAAACCAAGTGCAACATATTCAGGACAATATTATTTCTTATAAAAATATAAAAATGAATACCTCGACGATGGACATTTTTATAGCTGATAAGAAAGTTGATTTTACTCTTATCGAGTTTAAAATTTTTAGAGTTTTAATGGATTCGCCGGACGCATTGATTGAGCGAGAAGTCTTGATTGAAAAAGTCTGGGGCAATGATATTGTCGTTTTAAATAAAACATTAACCACTCATCTTGCGAATCTAAGGCCAAAAATTCTTTTTGGAGGAATTGATATAAAATCAGTTAAAAACGAAGGGGTTATGCTCAAGACGATTGAGTAG
- the mtgA gene encoding monofunctional biosynthetic peptidoglycan transglycosylase, whose amino-acid sequence MNDIAKKPRWPLVFNIIGKIILLMWVLLALYVLHLVSPFLGSMYSITKIPQTYFEVKVKDSKATYKQVTTMPGDWVPLNKISKRLRGAIISSEDGKFYTHPGYDIEELQDAINDSVVKKKKKVRGASTITQQLIKNLYFQSDRSLWRKSKEMALTLWIEDKVEKDKILETYLNVIEYGDNLYGIKDAARYYFKKDPANLNARESAFLAMLLPSPKRYAQSFRKKELTPFATRIINSILLKMQQGGYIGTEEYYTSLDSRFSWEKYVEPQTPAEEASEIESYDLRDL is encoded by the coding sequence ATGAACGACATTGCAAAAAAGCCGAGATGGCCACTCGTATTCAACATCATTGGGAAGATCATTCTGCTCATGTGGGTACTATTAGCTTTGTATGTTCTGCATTTGGTGTCGCCATTTTTGGGATCAATGTACTCCATTACTAAAATTCCTCAAACATATTTCGAAGTAAAAGTGAAAGACTCGAAGGCCACTTATAAACAAGTGACGACGATGCCTGGAGACTGGGTACCACTCAATAAAATTTCAAAGCGCCTGCGTGGTGCGATTATCTCCAGCGAAGATGGAAAGTTTTATACTCATCCTGGTTACGACATTGAAGAGCTTCAGGATGCCATTAACGATAGTGTCGTAAAGAAAAAGAAAAAAGTTCGTGGAGCTTCAACGATTACTCAACAATTGATAAAAAATCTTTATTTCCAATCGGATAGAAGTCTGTGGAGAAAATCGAAAGAGATGGCCCTGACTTTGTGGATTGAAGACAAAGTTGAAAAAGATAAAATTTTAGAAACCTATCTAAATGTTATTGAGTATGGCGATAATCTCTATGGGATCAAAGATGCGGCCAGGTATTATTTTAAGAAAGACCCCGCAAACTTAAACGCTCGTGAAAGTGCGTTCCTTGCGATGCTTCTGCCCAGCCCAAAACGATATGCCCAGTCATTCAGAAAGAAAGAATTAACTCCTTTTGCGACTAGAATTATCAATTCTATTCTTTTGAAAATGCAGCAAGGGGGATATATTGGAACTGAAGAGTACTACACAAGTCTAGACAGTCGTTTTTCGTGGGAGAAATATGTCGAACCCCAAACACCTGCCGAAGAGGCCAGTGAAATTGAAAGTTATGATCTCAGAGACCTTTGA
- a CDS encoding lipoate--protein ligase encodes MSNPKHLPKRPVKLKVMISETFDPWFNLATEDFIFRDMDPETKTLFLWRNDKTVVIGRFQNPWTECNTQKMEENGIKLARRQSGGGAVFHDLGNTNFTFLSDKLTFDKSANNQIITNALATFGLKATPSGRNDILVDTAEGEKKISGSAFKETKDRSFHHGTLLINADMSQLGLYLNPNIKKLQSKGITSVRARVANLQDLTTEINHELLCERIIESFFDFYGSTCPIEILDHEFLKTIPALNEHFQKMSDWNWRFGEAPQFNHQMTERFDWGMMEVHLDVHKAVVEKAQIFSDSLHPEMIEQLMASLTKISYTRDAFQSAIQKVALDLPMIKDYLNEFQEWITKEIS; translated from the coding sequence ATGTCGAACCCCAAACACCTGCCGAAGAGGCCAGTGAAATTGAAAGTTATGATCTCAGAGACCTTTGATCCCTGGTTTAACTTAGCAACTGAAGATTTTATATTCCGAGACATGGACCCTGAAACAAAAACGCTTTTCCTTTGGAGAAACGATAAAACTGTTGTTATCGGACGTTTTCAAAATCCTTGGACAGAATGCAATACTCAAAAAATGGAAGAAAATGGAATTAAGCTGGCCCGCAGACAAAGTGGTGGCGGCGCAGTCTTTCACGATTTAGGAAATACGAATTTTACCTTTCTATCTGATAAACTGACTTTTGATAAATCGGCCAACAATCAAATCATTACAAATGCTCTAGCGACTTTTGGTTTAAAGGCGACGCCTTCAGGGCGTAACGATATTTTAGTTGATACGGCCGAGGGCGAAAAGAAAATCTCCGGAAGTGCATTTAAAGAAACAAAAGACCGCTCGTTTCATCACGGGACACTTTTAATCAATGCAGATATGTCTCAATTGGGCCTTTATTTAAATCCTAATATTAAGAAGCTCCAGTCTAAAGGAATTACTTCTGTCAGAGCGAGAGTCGCGAATTTACAAGACTTAACTACGGAAATTAATCACGAACTTTTATGCGAAAGAATTATAGAATCCTTCTTTGATTTCTACGGAAGTACTTGTCCGATTGAAATCCTAGATCACGAGTTTTTAAAAACGATTCCGGCGCTTAATGAGCACTTCCAAAAAATGAGTGACTGGAACTGGCGCTTTGGTGAAGCCCCGCAATTTAACCACCAAATGACCGAGCGTTTTGATTGGGGAATGATGGAAGTTCACCTTGATGTGCATAAAGCTGTTGTAGAAAAAGCACAGATTTTTTCTGATTCACTTCATCCTGAAATGATTGAACAACTTATGGCCTCTTTAACCAAGATTTCTTATACTAGGGATGCTTTCCAGAGTGCAATTCAAAAAGTGGCCTTAGATCTGCCGATGATTAAGGATTACCTCAATGAGTTTCAAGAATGGATAACAAAAGAAATTAGCTAA
- a CDS encoding ABC transporter ATP-binding protein — protein sequence MRNTKFHDHALFIWKSFLKDRWLTYSWGAFAVLLTNLMQILAPKNIGWIVDFFAKKPVPEILTGKTDKETFLYLFIVLAASRILINIFRFMWRITLGRQTHYAAADLRRDVWEHVRFFKKEDLDRKFTKGVLMSASASDTLSARFIFGFTLVAVFDVAFLGLFTFITMANIHIPMALMSFVVLLFVPIFVRKLSKREVEQYRKIQDTLSHFNDLSSQAVSTIKLQRLTQTGPFWERRLMNVADTHRGQRLTGIGISLLYIPVMGVAAIISYVVLFVMGIYFTFNGKMSVGEFISMQGLMFLLHDPLMSLGFIISEWKKGFTALERLSEIYEHEKEQFLLRKGDPIVEKSEEAVLDVKNLSFTFKESLPLFQNLSFKLKKGERLGITGPIGSGKTTLVSILTGLERHNGGEVNFFGRPFSDYTHHDLRNYIGHVHQKAFLFADSIKVNVTMDREMNDEEVWKYLDLAGLKEDVEGFPNKLETQLGEWGINLSGGQKQRLTLARALARKPQLLFLDDCLSAVDTITEERILKNLDQHLKDVTLVWVAHRKSTLKYCNHTFELRTQN from the coding sequence ATGAGAAACACGAAGTTTCATGACCACGCACTTTTCATCTGGAAGTCTTTTCTAAAAGACCGTTGGCTCACTTACTCATGGGGAGCATTCGCTGTTCTTCTGACTAACCTGATGCAAATTCTTGCACCAAAAAATATCGGATGGATCGTTGATTTTTTTGCCAAGAAACCTGTTCCGGAAATTCTGACGGGGAAAACTGATAAAGAAACATTTCTTTACCTCTTCATTGTTTTAGCAGCTTCAAGAATTCTCATTAATATCTTCCGCTTTATGTGGAGGATTACTCTTGGACGCCAGACTCACTATGCGGCCGCTGATTTAAGGCGAGATGTATGGGAGCATGTACGCTTCTTTAAAAAAGAAGACCTGGATCGTAAATTTACGAAAGGTGTACTCATGAGTGCATCGGCCTCAGACACTCTGAGTGCGCGTTTTATTTTTGGATTCACTTTAGTGGCCGTATTCGACGTGGCCTTCTTGGGATTATTTACTTTCATCACCATGGCCAATATTCATATACCAATGGCCTTAATGTCATTCGTGGTTTTATTGTTCGTTCCAATCTTTGTTAGAAAACTCTCTAAAAGAGAAGTTGAACAGTATCGAAAGATTCAAGATACACTTTCTCACTTTAACGACTTATCTTCTCAGGCCGTATCAACAATTAAGCTTCAGCGCTTAACTCAGACTGGCCCATTTTGGGAACGCCGTTTAATGAACGTTGCTGACACTCATCGTGGTCAGAGACTAACTGGAATCGGTATTTCTCTTCTTTATATTCCAGTGATGGGCGTGGCCGCGATTATTTCTTATGTCGTGCTTTTTGTGATGGGGATTTATTTTACCTTCAACGGTAAAATGAGTGTCGGTGAATTTATCTCGATGCAAGGATTAATGTTTCTTCTGCATGATCCATTAATGTCATTAGGATTTATCATTTCAGAATGGAAAAAAGGCTTCACGGCCCTTGAGCGTCTTTCTGAAATTTATGAACATGAAAAAGAGCAGTTCCTTTTAAGAAAAGGGGATCCGATTGTTGAGAAGTCAGAAGAAGCAGTTTTAGATGTAAAGAATTTAAGTTTTACATTTAAAGAGTCATTGCCTCTATTTCAAAATCTAAGTTTCAAACTTAAAAAAGGTGAGCGCCTTGGCATTACCGGCCCTATTGGATCGGGGAAAACGACTTTAGTTTCCATCCTAACTGGCCTTGAAAGACATAATGGTGGAGAGGTTAATTTCTTTGGAAGACCTTTTTCAGATTACACTCATCACGATCTAAGAAACTACATCGGACATGTTCATCAAAAAGCATTCCTGTTTGCTGACTCTATTAAAGTCAACGTGACAATGGATAGAGAGATGAATGATGAAGAAGTTTGGAAATACCTCGATCTGGCAGGTCTTAAAGAAGACGTAGAAGGTTTTCCCAATAAACTCGAAACTCAGTTAGGCGAGTGGGGGATCAACCTCTCAGGTGGGCAGAAACAACGCCTGACTCTGGCGCGCGCACTGGCACGCAAACCTCAACTTTTATTTTTAGATGACTGCTTAAGTGCGGTGGACACTATCACTGAAGAGCGCATCTTAAAAAATCTTGATCAGCATTTAAAAGATGTTACGTTGGTATGGGTGGCCCATAGAAAGTCGACTTTGAAATACTGTAATCACACGTTTGAACTTAGGACACAAAACTAA
- a CDS encoding ABC transporter ATP-binding protein has translation MVKKFKSIFKKKNANRILPDQMYLHQTAYLMADDQDESMTGEKGMADTRSLKILYSYARPFRLQILFALSLIFISSILAIYSSKLMGDLLEKGLMIRDMRMSIIYSVAIVLLEIGSIFFIWTGRKRLAVSASQVIFNVRKSLFSKLQDLPMQYYDRQPQGRIVTRVTHDVEGIEEFFTSSLGNLISASMMTMLAVAAMIISNFKLGTVMTLSIIPSLILILKTKDFLRNSNRRVSKFSSAINAKLSEYLNGMETIRSYGLEKWSMTKYAHTCDDYLFAQLKGNMLFAWSMPLVSFCATIPLIGLVWYGGHGVLTGVYSVGLFVSFVRYYERFFNPMMLLSREIHVVQQAFTSTERVMSFLNEPGEDAVLKNNGKMITTSLDGDIKFENVFMQYGEGDWVLKDLNFHIKAGEKIGLVGKTGCGKSSTVALLSRLYEYQSGEVLIDDIPIRNFDRHNLRDKIGFVSQDAIIFKGSLRENLSCEEAQTDQYLIDAAKTTGLVKALAKEGFNLDMDILESGTNLSVGQRQLVSLTRVLLKNPSILILDEATANIDPHYEEIIHEAVMKMMDGRTCLMIAHRLETLKQCDRILVFNQGALVEEGPLSELLSQGNYFYKLHHAQAVH, from the coding sequence ATGGTCAAAAAATTTAAATCTATATTCAAAAAGAAAAACGCGAATCGCATACTGCCGGACCAGATGTATTTGCATCAGACAGCTTATTTGATGGCCGATGATCAGGATGAATCGATGACAGGCGAAAAAGGGATGGCCGATACCCGCTCGCTTAAAATTCTTTATTCATACGCAAGACCTTTTCGCTTACAGATTCTATTTGCCCTCTCTTTAATTTTTATCAGTTCAATTCTCGCGATCTACTCATCAAAGTTAATGGGGGATCTGTTAGAGAAAGGACTTATGATTCGTGACATGCGCATGTCGATCATTTATTCGGTGGCGATTGTCTTACTTGAAATCGGAAGTATCTTTTTTATCTGGACTGGAAGAAAGAGACTTGCCGTCTCTGCTTCTCAGGTTATTTTCAATGTGAGAAAAAGTCTTTTTTCTAAACTGCAAGACCTTCCCATGCAGTATTATGACCGCCAACCTCAGGGGCGAATCGTCACTCGTGTCACTCACGACGTTGAAGGAATTGAAGAATTTTTCACATCGAGTTTAGGGAATTTAATTTCTGCTTCGATGATGACAATGCTTGCGGTTGCCGCGATGATTATTTCCAATTTTAAGCTTGGGACTGTCATGACGTTATCAATTATTCCGTCATTGATTCTTATTTTAAAAACGAAAGACTTTTTAAGAAATTCTAACCGTCGCGTTTCAAAATTTTCTTCGGCCATCAATGCAAAACTCTCTGAGTACTTAAATGGTATGGAGACGATTAGAAGTTACGGCCTGGAAAAATGGTCGATGACGAAATACGCTCATACATGTGATGACTATTTATTTGCTCAGTTAAAAGGGAACATGTTGTTTGCATGGAGTATGCCTCTGGTGTCTTTCTGCGCGACGATTCCTTTGATCGGATTAGTCTGGTACGGAGGACACGGCGTTTTGACTGGTGTTTATTCAGTTGGTCTCTTCGTGTCGTTTGTTCGCTACTACGAAAGATTTTTTAACCCGATGATGCTTTTATCCCGCGAAATCCACGTTGTTCAACAAGCTTTTACCAGCACTGAGCGCGTGATGAGTTTTTTAAACGAGCCGGGGGAAGACGCTGTTTTAAAGAATAACGGTAAAATGATTACGACTAGTCTTGATGGTGACATCAAGTTTGAAAACGTGTTCATGCAATATGGAGAAGGTGATTGGGTTCTAAAAGATCTGAACTTCCATATTAAAGCTGGTGAGAAAATTGGGCTTGTAGGGAAGACTGGTTGTGGAAAAAGTTCAACTGTCGCTCTTCTGTCTCGTTTATATGAATACCAAAGCGGTGAAGTTTTAATTGATGACATACCTATTCGAAATTTTGACCGCCATAATCTTCGAGATAAAATTGGCTTCGTTTCACAAGATGCGATTATCTTCAAAGGCTCTTTGAGAGAGAACCTTTCATGTGAGGAAGCACAAACTGACCAGTACTTAATTGATGCCGCTAAGACCACAGGCCTTGTCAAAGCGCTGGCCAAAGAAGGCTTCAATCTTGATATGGATATTTTAGAAAGTGGGACCAACCTTAGTGTCGGGCAACGCCAACTAGTAAGTCTTACCCGCGTTCTTTTAAAGAACCCGTCGATTCTCATTCTCGATGAGGCCACGGCCAATATCGACCCACATTACGAAGAAATCATTCATGAGGCCGTCATGAAAATGATGGATGGAAGAACGTGCCTGATGATTGCTCACAGGCTGGAGACACTTAAGCAGTGTGACCGCATCCTGGTTTTCAATCAGGGGGCCTTGGTGGAAGAAGGGCCATTATCTGAGCTGCTTTCTCAGGGAAATTACTTTTACAAGCTCCATCACGCTCAAGCAGTTCACTAG
- a CDS encoding HAMP domain-containing sensor histidine kinase, with protein sequence MKFNNLEIKNLMNQNLSTVELAKAFDELLTKERSTHNEIKKEYERLNVIINLIPNTISWVNSDMTYFGVNKALADSCNVTTADFVGKTIGFHTKERFFYEFVTELFRSKSDTVYRELEARISGVDRTYLVSGTKLEDKEKAVVIGVDITELTNLKDHVSFTEKLANLGEMFAGIIHDINNPLMMIEGTARRIKKRVTDEEVIDLLSKIEMSSQKISKIVKGIKVYIRQDNDEPFVSENLGSIIDDALVICEHKLKENMVSVVLDPKLHKIEIPCHFTQVFQVFVNLISNSVDAISELQEKSIEITVSETDSKYVIRFQDSGLGIPQDYQEKIFNAFFTTKDRGVGSGLGLSLCRKILEAHGGSLAIDNSAPHTTFLIEFKK encoded by the coding sequence ATGAAATTCAATAATCTTGAAATTAAAAATTTGATGAATCAAAACTTATCAACGGTCGAGCTTGCAAAGGCCTTTGATGAACTTCTCACAAAAGAGCGCTCGACTCATAATGAAATTAAAAAAGAGTATGAGCGCTTAAACGTTATCATCAACCTCATCCCCAATACTATTTCATGGGTCAATAGCGATATGACTTATTTCGGAGTCAACAAAGCTCTGGCCGACAGTTGCAACGTCACCACGGCCGACTTCGTTGGAAAAACAATCGGCTTTCATACGAAAGAGCGCTTTTTCTATGAATTCGTCACAGAACTCTTCCGCTCAAAAAGCGATACTGTTTATCGTGAGCTTGAAGCACGTATCAGCGGAGTCGACAGAACTTATCTGGTATCCGGAACAAAATTAGAAGATAAAGAAAAGGCCGTCGTCATCGGTGTCGATATAACTGAACTGACCAATTTAAAAGACCACGTCTCGTTCACGGAAAAACTGGCCAATCTAGGGGAGATGTTTGCAGGAATCATCCACGACATCAACAACCCTCTGATGATGATTGAGGGGACTGCCAGACGTATTAAAAAACGTGTGACGGATGAAGAGGTCATCGATCTTTTAAGTAAAATTGAAATGAGCTCGCAGAAGATTTCTAAAATTGTTAAGGGGATCAAGGTTTATATCAGACAAGATAATGATGAACCTTTCGTCTCTGAAAACCTTGGGAGTATTATCGATGATGCTCTGGTGATTTGTGAGCACAAATTAAAAGAAAATATGGTGTCAGTTGTCCTCGATCCCAAGCTCCATAAAATTGAAATCCCTTGCCACTTTACTCAAGTCTTTCAAGTGTTCGTGAACCTTATTTCGAATTCAGTCGACGCCATCAGTGAGCTTCAGGAAAAATCCATTGAGATCACTGTTAGTGAAACTGATTCTAAATACGTGATTCGTTTTCAAGATTCTGGATTGGGTATTCCCCAGGATTATCAGGAAAAAATCTTCAATGCTTTTTTCACCACTAAAGATAGAGGTGTAGGTTCGGGTCTTGGGCTTTCACTATGCCGAAAGATCTTAGAAGCACACGGCGGAAGTCTCGCTATTGATAATAGCGCTCCTCATACAACATTTTTGATAGAATTTAAGAAATAG
- a CDS encoding DNA cytosine methyltransferase: MAKSKPTLNFIDLFSGAGGLSCGLELAGMKCVLGVDMDKHAIETFKANHHFAETYCGSIVDLTAAKIKSLTGNQEIHAVVGGPPCQGFSTVGLGNPNDTRNSLFKEFIRVVKVTNPSYVVIENVTGLLAKKNEKTIQEIFKIFNKMGYTLDVQVMSSENYGVPERRRRTIILGSKINTTITFPKMQSKIMTVGDALKNLKNTSGKYFNHDIEAAHIKNDLDRARIACIPEGKGVRYEIDEKTYFKSKKLKLNVNWKELRENRFRQTKFQRLDRKKPSPTIMTHRHNYFHPTENRYLTQREAAALQSFPNDFKFYGTLSAQWRQIGNAVPPLLGKAIGEAVLGMHAEKSASKNAKISKVTTKDLVINVRKKAFVYKDLTIS, translated from the coding sequence ATGGCAAAATCAAAACCAACACTGAACTTTATCGACCTTTTCTCTGGCGCGGGCGGACTCTCATGCGGTCTCGAACTGGCGGGGATGAAATGTGTCCTTGGTGTTGATATGGACAAACATGCGATTGAGACTTTCAAGGCAAATCACCATTTTGCTGAAACATACTGTGGATCAATCGTAGACCTTACGGCCGCAAAAATTAAATCATTAACTGGCAATCAAGAAATCCACGCAGTCGTTGGTGGACCTCCTTGTCAGGGCTTTTCAACTGTTGGTCTAGGAAATCCTAACGACACGAGAAACTCTCTTTTTAAAGAATTTATACGCGTAGTAAAAGTCACTAACCCATCATATGTGGTTATCGAAAACGTGACGGGTCTTCTTGCTAAGAAAAATGAAAAAACGATTCAGGAAATTTTTAAAATTTTCAATAAAATGGGCTACACGCTAGACGTTCAGGTGATGTCATCTGAAAACTATGGTGTTCCAGAGCGCAGAAGACGCACAATCATCTTAGGATCAAAAATCAATACAACGATTACTTTCCCTAAGATGCAATCAAAGATCATGACTGTTGGTGATGCTCTTAAAAACCTGAAAAATACTTCCGGAAAATACTTCAACCACGATATTGAAGCGGCCCATATTAAAAATGACCTCGATCGCGCACGTATTGCTTGTATCCCAGAGGGAAAAGGCGTTCGTTACGAGATCGATGAAAAAACTTATTTTAAATCAAAAAAGTTAAAACTTAATGTGAACTGGAAAGAGCTTAGAGAAAATCGTTTCAGACAAACGAAGTTCCAAAGACTAGACAGAAAAAAACCAAGCCCTACGATCATGACTCACAGGCATAACTATTTTCACCCGACTGAAAATAGATACCTTACTCAAAGAGAAGCTGCAGCCCTTCAAAGTTTCCCGAACGACTTTAAATTCTATGGAACACTTTCAGCTCAGTGGAGACAAATCGGTAATGCCGTTCCTCCTCTATTAGGAAAGGCCATCGGTGAAGCAGTTCTAGGTATGCATGCTGAAAAGTCTGCTTCTAAAAATGCTAAAATTTCTAAAGTGACTACTAAGGATTTAGTAATCAACGTAAGAAAGAAGGCCTTCGTTTATAAAGACCTGACTATTTCTTAA